The Winogradskyella schleiferi genome has a window encoding:
- a CDS encoding glucose-1-phosphate adenylyltransferase, protein MINDKVLSIILGGGQGSRLYPLTEKRSKPAVPIAGKYRLVDIPISNCINSEIKRMFVLTQFNSASLNKHIKNTYHFSFFSSAFVDVLAAEQTISSGEWFQGTADAVRQSMHHFLQHDFEYALILSGDQLYQMDYNEMIDAHIEAKADISVGTYPVNAKDGTSFGILKTDDTNKITSFTEKPSLEEIVNWKSEVSDEMKRDGREYLGSTGIYIFNKDLLVKLMEDKSTVDFGKEIIPQSIDKCKVMSYPFEGYWTDIGNIDSFFEANLGLTDDIPQFNLYDLDNRVYTNARILPTSKISGTNLNRAVIAEGCIIHAATIEKSVIGIRSRIGKESTIINTYMMGSDLYESLEDIESKKIEVLMGIGERCFIKNAIIDKNCRIGDDVRINGGKHLEDAETDTYVIKEGIVVVKKDATIPSGTII, encoded by the coding sequence ATGATAAACGACAAAGTCTTAAGTATAATTCTTGGAGGTGGTCAAGGTTCAAGATTATACCCACTTACCGAAAAACGATCAAAACCAGCCGTACCTATAGCAGGAAAATATCGATTAGTGGATATTCCAATTTCAAATTGTATCAATTCGGAAATAAAACGCATGTTCGTGTTGACGCAGTTTAATTCGGCGTCCTTAAATAAACATATAAAAAACACCTATCACTTTAGTTTTTTTAGCTCTGCATTTGTGGATGTATTGGCTGCTGAACAAACTATTAGCAGTGGCGAATGGTTTCAAGGAACTGCTGATGCGGTACGCCAAAGTATGCATCACTTTTTACAACATGATTTTGAATATGCCTTAATTTTATCTGGTGATCAGTTATACCAAATGGATTATAATGAAATGATTGATGCGCATATTGAAGCTAAAGCCGATATTTCAGTTGGAACATATCCTGTTAATGCCAAAGACGGAACGTCATTTGGTATTTTAAAAACAGACGATACCAATAAGATCACATCATTTACAGAAAAACCGTCACTGGAAGAAATAGTAAATTGGAAATCTGAGGTAAGTGATGAAATGAAACGAGATGGACGTGAATATTTAGGGTCCACAGGTATTTATATATTCAACAAGGATTTACTTGTAAAATTAATGGAAGATAAAAGTACGGTCGATTTTGGAAAGGAAATCATTCCTCAGAGTATTGATAAGTGCAAGGTGATGAGTTATCCATTTGAAGGCTATTGGACGGACATCGGAAATATAGATTCATTTTTTGAAGCTAACCTTGGCTTAACGGACGATATACCACAGTTTAATCTTTACGATTTGGATAATCGTGTGTATACAAATGCACGTATATTACCAACATCTAAAATCTCTGGAACCAATTTAAATAGAGCAGTCATTGCTGAGGGTTGCATTATTCATGCTGCAACTATTGAAAAATCCGTAATTGGTATTAGATCTAGGATCGGTAAGGAATCTACAATTATAAATACATATATGATGGGAAGCGACCTTTATGAATCTTTAGAGGATATTGAGTCTAAAAAGATTGAGGTGCTTATGGGAATTGGTGAACGTTGTTTTATTAAAAATGCTATAATTGACAAGAACTGTCGCATTGGTGATGACGTTAGAATAAATGGTGGAAAACATCTTGAAGATGCCGAAACAGATACGTATGTTATCAAAGAAGGTATCGTTGTGGTAAAGAAAGATGCCACTATTCCTTCTGGTACTATTATTTAA